A window of bacterium contains these coding sequences:
- a CDS encoding beta-galactosidase: MRHAVLMMLWLAGVATLATAAPAPQVLEVGAATLKVLDPPWRAGSVSFQVDGGTPVVSAVDVFAASADWKQHLFDFRGAEVTTTDTFAGRRVVMRRQGDFGNAEQEAVLGPNQLDLRWSLDFRTLAGNLEINVFLPEATLGVSPCEVTLQDGTTRADQLWVEQRAPLANLRQLVVQTPRRRIVMDFGAQGGWQFQDLRRSQDNRSLYRLVLPTYGFKSPCHLEARLRITVNPPAAEFSPVPLADAANMGLLDEREGDGRGGWTDQGDNDLRALPTGLQFLRGIPFKVGPATGPSVLMLRGGDRNTFPVEATVPMGRPAAALFFLHGCAWAAPGKTAFRATVRYEDNTTTDIPVRVGQEALDWWGVRDLGENARVAWRGASNRAPVGLMLLRWLNPHPDKPIRDLTFRAGDGPVAGIVAVTAASGPVAISGGTTGGAKLPPLRVAAAGLTGLDRCFRGTHLDPEWAAADLKQAADLSGYDLLFVTEDLPSAVAAKVAERVRGGGRLLVFGPPPQGLADLLPVTMAAPPVLRAIAPYWRWAEGEPRAFFLQPADANSPLFNGLDMAQMAPTGALYEATARPGATVEATWRSTDGQSFPAIVRQSVGQGVVTVLNFPRLYPASGGTDYGRMFTGLNRYWDPFLLKLAYHAAGQDDVPRRLGELFAAKAQRERLMGPWADLQMHLEDARALADVVATPAAEAQYQEATALAARADQALDEGDELIGGLTGAEARLAYEKAEAALRQAGQGLDGLTASLRREALARPGVKTIQPVAGPPLLVGSTHVNGGLVYPSGPSRQWYYDQTLRRMRGELDWNVFDIVVGGYAAGEVRPDGKDPRPGALDDIARAARDSGMAMILCTVGGAFDTRGKETPYSAPALAARARDLRRLAAHFDPLSGFYGFEPNNEPGLGVKPDTMFGYNDQTLGDFRAWLQQRHGDLAKLNATLQTTYAGLADITPPRPEEMAQIGMDDPRRALWAEWIEFRFQLMEGLHRSDWEALRSVSRKPIFDRTAGDGLNWCGVPASGALDAARQDRRARWHDALGTHVISPFLLDYQVGMSRGKRLVQSEYYWSTYGGGSDGLRYRFGGNFMHPILQNEARNFAAVSRNLWKAVSRGNDLFTVYFANPVNTYSFDEGYWGPHTAYWADHSFKAMAYAMKVVPREISRFRGEIVGARHMPQVGLVEPLASIVHTIGTPIAADIRDPQYEAENLHKLLLGRHVQTEIVGEWRLLEGPPPAAPPGQSVSAMPLDLPPVLVAPYGVFLNRETQDRLATWVSQGGTLLATGPVGLYDEYGRSCGKLLQAAFPGLTVQRGDGPAVALAGGGATVRRRWTFGGVASDRAYADGQGAVLRGRLGKGEIIVTGFSHLDGPDVVADLLGQAVARHAPPLADADNPSVQLYLCRREGTYLLYVVNEDHAQGQRTRLTLRRPLIVADLRSRLGLGTRTELTLNLRPGEGRVLRLTPPS, encoded by the coding sequence ATGAGACACGCCGTGCTGATGATGCTGTGGCTGGCAGGCGTCGCGACACTGGCAACGGCCGCTCCGGCGCCGCAGGTACTCGAGGTCGGCGCCGCGACCCTGAAGGTCCTCGACCCGCCCTGGCGCGCCGGCTCGGTGAGCTTCCAGGTGGACGGTGGGACGCCCGTGGTCAGCGCTGTGGACGTCTTCGCCGCGTCCGCTGACTGGAAGCAACACCTCTTCGACTTCCGCGGGGCTGAGGTCACAACCACCGACACCTTCGCCGGACGACGGGTCGTCATGCGCCGGCAGGGCGACTTCGGCAACGCCGAGCAGGAGGCCGTGCTCGGACCGAACCAGCTCGACCTCCGCTGGTCCCTCGACTTCCGGACGCTCGCGGGCAACCTGGAGATCAATGTCTTCCTGCCGGAAGCCACGCTGGGCGTGTCGCCATGCGAGGTGACGCTGCAGGACGGCACGACCCGCGCGGACCAACTGTGGGTGGAGCAGCGCGCGCCGCTGGCCAACTTGCGGCAGCTTGTCGTCCAGACGCCCCGGCGCCGGATCGTCATGGACTTCGGCGCCCAGGGCGGCTGGCAGTTCCAGGACCTCCGCCGCAGCCAGGACAACCGCAGCCTGTACCGCCTCGTGCTGCCTACCTACGGCTTCAAGAGCCCCTGCCACCTGGAAGCACGGTTGCGGATCACGGTCAACCCGCCGGCAGCTGAGTTCAGCCCCGTGCCGCTGGCTGACGCGGCGAACATGGGCCTGCTGGACGAGCGCGAGGGCGATGGGCGGGGCGGCTGGACCGACCAGGGCGACAACGACCTGCGGGCCCTGCCCACCGGCCTGCAGTTCCTGCGCGGCATCCCCTTCAAGGTCGGCCCGGCCACGGGCCCGTCGGTCCTCATGCTGCGCGGCGGCGACCGCAACACCTTCCCCGTCGAGGCCACGGTGCCGATGGGGCGGCCCGCGGCGGCGCTCTTCTTCCTGCATGGCTGCGCGTGGGCCGCGCCCGGCAAGACCGCCTTCAGGGCCACGGTGCGCTACGAGGACAACACCACCACCGACATTCCGGTGCGGGTAGGGCAGGAGGCGCTCGACTGGTGGGGCGTGCGCGACCTGGGGGAGAACGCGCGCGTGGCCTGGCGCGGCGCCAGCAATCGGGCGCCCGTGGGCCTGATGCTCCTGCGCTGGCTCAACCCCCATCCGGACAAGCCGATCCGCGACCTGACTTTCCGCGCCGGCGACGGCCCGGTTGCCGGGATTGTCGCCGTGACGGCCGCCTCAGGCCCCGTGGCGATCAGCGGCGGGACGACGGGCGGGGCCAAGCTACCGCCGCTGCGCGTCGCCGCCGCCGGCCTGACCGGCCTGGACCGCTGCTTCCGTGGCACCCACCTCGACCCCGAGTGGGCGGCCGCGGATCTCAAGCAAGCGGCCGACCTGTCCGGCTATGACCTGCTCTTCGTGACCGAGGACCTACCCTCGGCGGTGGCGGCGAAGGTGGCCGAGCGCGTGCGGGGGGGCGGGCGGTTGCTCGTGTTCGGGCCGCCCCCGCAGGGCCTGGCGGACCTGCTGCCGGTGACGATGGCCGCCCCGCCGGTGCTGCGGGCCATTGCTCCGTACTGGCGCTGGGCCGAGGGCGAGCCCCGGGCCTTCTTCCTACAGCCGGCGGACGCCAACTCGCCGCTGTTCAATGGCCTGGACATGGCCCAGATGGCCCCGACGGGGGCTCTGTACGAGGCCACGGCGCGGCCGGGGGCCACTGTCGAGGCCACATGGCGCAGCACCGATGGACAGAGTTTCCCGGCCATCGTCCGGCAGAGCGTCGGCCAGGGCGTGGTCACGGTCCTCAACTTCCCCCGCCTCTACCCCGCCTCGGGCGGCACGGACTACGGGCGCATGTTCACCGGCCTGAACCGCTACTGGGACCCGTTCCTGCTCAAGCTGGCCTACCACGCGGCCGGTCAGGACGACGTGCCGCGGCGCCTGGGCGAGTTGTTCGCCGCCAAGGCCCAGCGCGAGCGCCTGATGGGCCCATGGGCCGATCTGCAGATGCACCTGGAAGACGCGCGGGCCCTGGCCGACGTCGTCGCCACCCCGGCAGCGGAGGCGCAGTACCAGGAGGCAACGGCCCTTGCGGCACGAGCAGATCAGGCGCTGGACGAGGGAGACGAGCTGATTGGGGGGCTGACGGGCGCGGAAGCCCGCCTCGCCTACGAGAAGGCGGAGGCCGCGCTGCGGCAGGCGGGGCAGGGCCTGGACGGCCTGACGGCTTCGCTGCGCCGTGAGGCGCTCGCTCGGCCCGGCGTCAAGACGATCCAGCCCGTCGCCGGGCCACCGCTGCTAGTGGGCTCCACGCACGTCAACGGTGGCCTGGTCTATCCCTCCGGTCCCAGCCGCCAGTGGTACTACGACCAGACGCTGCGTCGCATGAGGGGCGAGCTGGACTGGAACGTCTTCGACATCGTGGTGGGGGGCTACGCGGCGGGGGAGGTGCGGCCGGACGGGAAGGACCCGCGACCCGGGGCCCTCGACGACATCGCCCGCGCCGCCCGCGACAGCGGCATGGCCATGATCCTGTGCACGGTGGGCGGGGCCTTCGACACGCGCGGCAAGGAGACGCCGTACAGCGCCCCGGCCCTGGCCGCCCGGGCGCGGGACTTGCGCCGGCTCGCCGCGCACTTCGACCCCCTGTCCGGGTTCTACGGCTTCGAGCCCAACAACGAGCCCGGCCTGGGCGTGAAGCCCGACACCATGTTCGGCTACAACGACCAGACCCTCGGCGACTTCCGCGCCTGGCTGCAGCAGCGCCATGGCGACCTGGCGAAGCTCAACGCGACGCTGCAGACCACCTACGCCGGCCTCGCCGACATCACGCCCCCCCGTCCCGAGGAGATGGCGCAGATCGGGATGGACGACCCCCGGCGGGCGCTATGGGCCGAGTGGATCGAGTTCCGTTTCCAGCTCATGGAGGGCCTGCACCGCAGTGACTGGGAGGCCCTGCGGTCGGTCAGCCGCAAGCCCATCTTCGACCGGACGGCCGGGGACGGGCTGAACTGGTGCGGCGTGCCGGCCAGCGGTGCGCTGGACGCTGCGCGCCAGGATCGGCGCGCCCGCTGGCACGACGCCCTCGGCACCCATGTCATCTCGCCCTTCCTGCTCGACTACCAGGTGGGCATGAGCCGCGGCAAGCGCCTGGTGCAGAGCGAGTACTACTGGAGCACCTACGGCGGCGGCTCCGACGGCCTGCGCTACCGCTTCGGCGGCAACTTCATGCACCCGATCCTCCAGAACGAGGCGCGCAACTTCGCGGCTGTTTCGCGCAACCTGTGGAAGGCCGTCTCGCGGGGCAACGACCTCTTCACCGTGTACTTCGCCAACCCCGTGAACACCTACAGCTTCGACGAGGGCTACTGGGGCCCACACACGGCGTACTGGGCCGACCATTCGTTCAAGGCCATGGCCTATGCCATGAAGGTCGTCCCCCGTGAGATCAGCCGTTTCCGGGGCGAGATCGTCGGCGCGCGCCACATGCCCCAGGTCGGGCTGGTGGAGCCCCTGGCGAGCATCGTCCACACCATCGGCACGCCGATCGCCGCCGACATCCGCGACCCGCAGTACGAAGCCGAGAACCTGCACAAGCTGCTCCTGGGCCGCCATGTGCAGACAGAGATCGTGGGTGAATGGCGCCTGCTCGAGGGCCCGCCCCCGGCCGCTCCGCCCGGACAGTCCGTGTCGGCCATGCCGCTGGACCTGCCGCCGGTGCTGGTGGCGCCGTATGGCGTCTTCCTGAACCGGGAGACGCAGGACCGCCTCGCCACATGGGTCAGCCAGGGCGGCACACTGCTCGCGACGGGGCCGGTGGGGCTGTACGACGAGTACGGCCGCTCCTGCGGGAAGCTGCTGCAGGCCGCCTTCCCCGGCCTGACCGTGCAGCGTGGTGATGGCCCCGCCGTGGCCCTCGCCGGCGGTGGGGCCACGGTGCGGCGGCGCTGGACGTTCGGCGGAGTGGCGTCGGACCGGGCCTACGCCGACGGCCAGGGAGCGGTGCTGCGCGGGAGGCTGGGGAAGGGCGAGATCATCGTCACCGGCTTCTCTCACCTGGATGGGCCGGACGTGGTGGCCGATCTCCTCGGGCAGGCCGTCGCCCGCCATGCCCCGCCGCTGGCCGACGCCGACAACCCGTCCGTCCAGCTCTACCTGTGTCGGCGGGAGGGGACGTATCTGCTCTACGTGGTCAATGAGGATCATGCGCAGGGGCAGCGGACCCGGCTGACGCTCAGGCGCCCGCTGATCGTCGCCGACCTGCGCTCTCGCCTGGGTTTGGGGACGCGGACGGAGCTGACCCTCAACCTGCGCCCGGGCGAGGGGCGGGTGCTGCGGCTGACGCCTCCGAGCTAG